TCGAATCCGTAAATTCGAAGCTTCCTTGCCAAACTTCCCAACATACCATCGACTACAAAGCGCACACTCATAGATCTATCAACCTTTACACTCTTTACACTTATATTGCTTTCTAAGTCTTCATCCAGATCTTTAGATACCATCAGATTTTTTCCCACCTTCCATAACATTCACAACTTAAGAACCTCTCCATTAAACTACATAATCTAAAGATTCGGAGTAGAAAGATCCTCAAAATATTCATATATCATGTGAATAAAATTAAATGGGATTAAGATTTTGTATTCGGATGACCCCTTCCAATACTTAAGAGAGAGAGGCATATATACGTTATTGGACTTAGCCCTTCTTTCTGAAGGGCGATTAAAAGATTCGGGTATTGTAGATGCAACGAAGCTGTTAGAGAGTAAGATCGATACTCGATTGTACCTGAAGGGTACTCAGATTTTGAAACAGGGTGAAAGACGAATGAAGTTCCCCATTGGGTCTAGAGGGCTCGATGGTCTGCTGGATGGAGGAGTACGTACAGGCATGGTGACCGACTTTTACGGTAGGAGTGGTGTAGGAAAGACCCAGATCTGCTTTCAACTATGTGTGAATGTAGCCGATCATTTTAATAAGAAGGGTCTCGATGGATCGATCATCTTCATCGATACCGTCGGAACGTTCAGACCTGAAAGGATCGTGGAGATCGCTGAAGCGAGAGGTCTTCGTGGTGAGGAATGTCTAGATCGGATCAAGGTTATGAATGTAAGAAGTGTGGCCGATCAAATAGGATTGAGGTATAAGTTAGTGGATTTGGCCTCTAGACTTGCCGTGAAGCTCGTAATCATCGATAACCTTACAGAGAATTTTCTCTACGAGTATCGTGATGAAGATCGATTGATCAATAGACAATCGGGCCTAGCGAAGCATCTGCACGATCTTACATCGATCGCTCTAAATTACGATATAGCTATCGTTGTGACGAATACCGTAAGGGAACGTATGGGTAGGATTCAAGAGAGTGGTGGTAACGTTGTGGCCCAGATGATCTATAAGAGGGTACTTCTTGAAAGGAGTGATAGTGTATGGGTGGCGAGTATTTACAATCGAAGGGCGTACTTTAGGATCGATCGTGAAGGTATCATCGATCTTTGATGGATTATGAGTAAACTACACAATTTATAATGCAATCTCATGAGAAGGCGATCTCGAAAGAATTGTACAGCATCCATATGAATAAAAATATCAGGATAAAGCTACCCATACCTGTAGTTATCACTTTATACCTCTCTTCTTTTGGTATATTACGCATAGTAAGTTTAACATAAGAGATAGATGCAAGGTAGAAGATTACTGCAATAAAAATCCCTAGATACGCGTTGGGATTGTGAGGTAATGTAAACTTAAATATACCTGCAAGTATTCCTGAGATAATCGCCAGTAACACACGGATCCAGAAGATTCTATTCCAACGATCGGGTTCGCCCTTTGCTTCTGCCATAGTTAATGTGAGTATCGATAAAGATGAATCTTGATCACTCTTACATTACTCAACTTTGATCGATCTACCCCTAGCCCCCGCTACAACCTTCTTTAGAAGGACTTCTAAGACACCATTTCTATAGCTAGCCTTCGCCTGCTCCGTATCGACCTCGGCTGGAAGGTTAACCTTCTTGTAATACTTTCTCTCCGCATCGACCGATATCGTTAAGCTCTTCGGCTCCAATTCAAGTTTTATATCCTCTTTCTCTACACCGGGAACCTCAGCTATTACCTTGATATTACCATCTTCTTCGATGATATCTACCAAAGGCTCACGTTTATCCGTAACCTCCAAAGGCCTCTCTTTCAATGAAGGTTTGATATTACCGAACTCCCTGATCTGGGGCTTACCATCCGGACCTATCGTGATAGAGTATCCATATACGAATGGGCCCCAACGCTTAGTTATACTACCATTGGGGAGTCTCTGCTCTCTTACTAGATCTTTTGGAACCATCTGCTCTAAATCACGAAAGACCTCTTGAAAGTAACGATCGAACTCTTCCATCAATTTTTCAAATTCTTTACTGAAGAACGGTGCGAAGAAAGGAAACCTTCTCCTTCGGAACCATTCATCAAAATCTTCCGACCACATATAAGTTCATAAGCTCATAACCATCTACTATCTCTTAAATTTTGCTGAATATCCACCAAATTTACAGATCTAAACAAAGGAGAGTAACGTAGAGAAGATAAGTAACTTATGACAATAGTGAGTTGGTATGGAGGCTACTATAAAGCAGACACGATCAGAGTTCGCTCTATCAGGGATTGAGATACGGTACATGGTCAAGGTGATCAAGGAGAGGCTAAATTTAGACGATCCTATAACAAAGCGTCCTTACTACGTAAATAATGTCTATTCGGTGGATGATGAATCGATCATGTTGCGACTTCACCATAGTGAAAGGGCTGAAGAGAGGCTCGTAATATCGCCGAGTATGGGATTGTGGTTGACAGATTACGATCTTGTGATGAGAGAGTCTAGAGGTATTGTAACTTCGTTAAGATCGAAGATCAATAGATGTAGAGTGGTAGGCATAGAACAACCCGATTATGAAAGAATCGTGATCATCCATTTAACTTCAGATCAGAATACATTCAAATTGGTATGTGAATTCTTCGGGGAAGGGAACAT
The nucleotide sequence above comes from Nitrososphaerales archaeon. Encoded proteins:
- a CDS encoding Hsp20/alpha crystallin family protein, with product MWSEDFDEWFRRRRFPFFAPFFSKEFEKLMEEFDRYFQEVFRDLEQMVPKDLVREQRLPNGSITKRWGPFVYGYSITIGPDGKPQIREFGNIKPSLKERPLEVTDKREPLVDIIEEDGNIKVIAEVPGVEKEDIKLELEPKSLTISVDAERKYYKKVNLPAEVDTEQAKASYRNGVLEVLLKKVVAGARGRSIKVE